In one window of Aphidius gifuensis isolate YNYX2018 linkage group LG4, ASM1490517v1, whole genome shotgun sequence DNA:
- the LOC122855695 gene encoding uncharacterized protein LOC122855695, protein MMYFNYFVVALISIIVKINGHGMMVDPPFRGNAWRHGFSTPTNYDETEVFCGGVGVQYQQNKGKCGPCGDDYSQKQPRSNENGGHYGTGVIVRTYKANTVIPVDIHFATAHLGYFEFSLCQLINNEPETEECFEELYLASGERRYPVTSNSHDKNYTASVVLPKNLICNHCSLRWHYRAGNNWGMCDDGVGKMGCGNQETYRNCADVKIISA, encoded by the exons atgatgtattttaattattttgtagttGCATTAATTTccattattgttaaaataaatggaCATGGAATGATGGTAGATCCACCATTTCGTGGTAATGCTTGGCGCCATGGATTTTCAACACCAACAAATTACGATGAAACTGAAGTTTTTTGTGGTGGTGTTGGAGTACAGTACCAGcaaaataaaggaaaatgtGGTCCATGTGGTGATGATTATTCTCAAAAACAACCAAGAAGTAATGAAAATGGTGGACATTATGGAACCGGTGTTATTGTTCGAAC ATACAAAGCCAACACAGTGATACCAGTTGATATACATTTTGCCACAGCACATTTAggatattttgaattttccttgtgtcaattgataaataatgagCCTGAAACTGAAGAATGTTTTGAAGAATTATATCTTGCTTCTGGTGAACGTAGATATCCTGTTACAAGTAATtcacatgataaaaattatactgcCAGTGTtgttttaccaaaaaatttaatttgcaatCATTGTTCATTGAGATGGCATTATAGAGCTGGTAATAATTGGGGAATGTGTGATGATGGAGTTGGTAAAATGGGATGTGGTAATCAAGAAACATATCGTAATTGTGCAgatgtaaaaattatcagtgcttaa
- the LOC122855694 gene encoding uncharacterized protein LOC122855694, with product MKKKLINYLIYSLVVILNISYIYCHGMLMDPVNRGSAWRLGFNTPVNYDDNANYCGGANIHHSVNHGKCGACGDDYRDSVPRKNENGGYYGTGVIVKNYTEGQEFIATVKITANHRGYFEFSICSLDDINVIENDECFDNHPVETIDGNLQWKLPTNESREFDIGLVLPAGLTCQHCSLRWNYVTANSWGICKNQTGAVGCGPQETFRTCSDIKIL from the exons atgaaaaaaaagttgataaattatttaatttattcattagttgttatattaaatatatcatatatttattgtcatgGAATGCTCATGGATCCTGTTAATCGTGGAAGTGCATGGAGACTGGGATTTAATACACCTGTAAATTATGATGACAATGCCAATTATTGTGGTGGTGcaaat aTTCATCACAGTGTTAATCATGGTAAATGTGGTGCTTGTGGTGATGATTATCGTGATTCAGTAccaagaaaaaatgaaaatggtgGATACTATGGAACTggtgttattgttaaaaa TTATACAGAAGGACAAGAATTTATTGCAACTGTAAAAATAACAGCAAATCATCGTggttattttgaattttcaatttgttctcttgatgatattaatgtCATTGAGAATGATGAATGCTTTGATAATCATCCAGTTGAAACAATTGATGGTAATTTACAATGGAAACTTCCAACAAATGAAAGTCGTGAATTTGATATTGGATTAGTATTACCAGCTGGTTTAACTTGTCAACATTGTTCCTTGAGATGGAATTATGTAACTGCCAATTCGTGGGGTATATGTAAAAATCAAACTGGAGCTGTTGGTTGTGGTCCACAAGAAACGTTTCGTACTTGTTcagatattaaaatattataa